A stretch of the Halomonas sp. BDJS001 genome encodes the following:
- a CDS encoding L,D-transpeptidase, whose translation MRTPTLAELPPTENIWLEIDTAQQRLRCWRGPKVLHECAISSGAAGNGERNGSGKTPHGWHYVRAAIGEDMPENAVFRGRRWTGETFSAALAEAHPERDWILTRILWLCGLEKGVNRGGQVDSQRRYIYLHGTPPDEPMGVAASHGCIRLRNSDLLYIYSLALPGTPVWLHGGRQSFD comes from the coding sequence ATGCGAACGCCTACGCTAGCTGAACTACCGCCGACGGAGAATATCTGGCTGGAGATTGACACCGCTCAACAACGGCTACGCTGCTGGCGTGGCCCGAAAGTGCTACACGAGTGTGCCATCTCATCCGGTGCTGCCGGTAATGGAGAGCGCAATGGTAGCGGTAAAACGCCGCATGGTTGGCACTATGTGCGCGCCGCCATTGGTGAAGATATGCCCGAAAATGCGGTGTTTCGAGGCCGTCGCTGGACGGGCGAGACCTTTTCCGCCGCACTCGCCGAAGCGCACCCGGAGCGTGACTGGATTTTGACCCGCATCCTGTGGCTGTGTGGGTTGGAAAAGGGCGTGAATCGTGGTGGGCAGGTGGACTCGCAGCGGCGCTATATTTACCTTCACGGTACACCGCCTGACGAGCCCATGGGGGTTGCTGCCTCTCATGGCTGTATTCGCTTACGCAATAGTGATTTGCTCTACATTTATTCGTTAGCCTTACCGGGTACCCCTGTTTGGTTGCACGGTGGCCGTCAGTCCTTCGATTAG
- a CDS encoding TetR/AcrR family transcriptional regulator produces MAQSDTVTRILDTAEVLFAERGFAETSLRNITSKARVNLAAVNYHFGSKKALIQAVFARYLDPFNQRFHTALDELEGQHAGRVIPLETLLETMATTVLAVPAERNSLKVFMRLLGLAYSQAQGHLRRYIQQEYGDVFTRFTELVRKATPDLPDAERFWRLHFMLGTVIFTLSGLDALRDIAEKDYHEQVSVRDLVRRLLPVVVAAMNAPLPMTLEAAQPEEGKHANAYAS; encoded by the coding sequence ATGGCTCAATCTGATACGGTGACCCGTATACTCGATACCGCCGAGGTGCTGTTTGCAGAGCGGGGTTTTGCCGAGACTTCGCTGCGCAACATCACCAGCAAAGCGCGGGTTAACTTAGCCGCGGTTAATTACCATTTCGGTTCCAAAAAAGCCCTGATTCAGGCCGTTTTTGCCCGCTATCTGGATCCGTTTAATCAGCGTTTTCATACTGCGCTGGATGAGCTTGAAGGCCAACACGCCGGGCGCGTGATCCCGCTTGAAACACTGCTAGAAACGATGGCTACAACCGTGCTTGCGGTACCCGCCGAGCGCAATAGCTTAAAAGTGTTTATGCGCCTGCTCGGCCTAGCCTACAGCCAGGCCCAGGGCCATCTCAGGCGCTATATTCAACAAGAGTATGGTGATGTGTTTACGCGCTTTACAGAGCTTGTGCGCAAAGCGACGCCGGATCTACCCGATGCGGAGCGCTTTTGGCGGCTACACTTTATGTTAGGAACGGTAATCTTTACCCTGTCTGGCCTCGATGCGCTACGCGATATTGCCGAGAAGGATTACCACGAACAGGTCTCTGTACGTGATTTGGTCAGGCGCTTACTCCCGGTGGTGGTGGCAGCCATGAATGCGCCGTTACCCATGACCCTTGAAGCAGCCCAACCTGAAGAAGGAAAACATGCGAACGCCTACGCTAGCTGA